A window of Micrococcus endophyticus contains these coding sequences:
- a CDS encoding ATP-dependent Clp protease ATP-binding subunit, whose protein sequence is MFERFTDRARRVVVLAQEEARMLNHSYIGTEHILLGLIHEGEGVAAKALESMDISLGAVREKVQEDIGQGQQNPPGHIPFTPRAKKVLELSLREALQLGHNYIGTEHILLGLIREGEGVAAQVLVKLGADLNRVRQTVIQLLSGYQGGAQGGKETAGAGVGQGGESGQNAGSVVLDQFGRNLTAAAHDGKLDPVIGRAGEMERVMQVLSRRTKNNPVLIGEPGVGKTAVVEGLAQAIDRGDVPETLKDKQLYSLDLGSLVAGSRYRGDFEERLKKVLKEIRTRGDIILFIDEIHTLVGAGAAEGAIDAASILKPMLARGELQTIGATTLDEYRKHIEKDAALERRFQPIQVPEPSVEDATEILRGLRDRYEAHHRVSITDGALKAAATLADRYVSDRHLPDKAIDLIDEAGARLRIRRMTVPPEIKAYESRIAEVRTQKEAAIDGQDFEGAARLRDQEQQLEDERRQKEQAWRTGADSDVATVDEELIAEVLSKSTGIPVFKLTEEETDRLRTMEDELHKRVIGQDEAIKSLSRAIRRTRAGLKDPNRPSGSFIFAGPTGVGKTELAKSLAEFLFGDEDALITLDMSEFQEKHTVSRLFGAPPGYVGYEEGGQLTEKVRRRPFSVVLFDEVEKAHQDLFNSLLQILEDGRLTDSQGRVVDFKNTVIIMTTNLGTRDISKGVMTGFQSATDTTTGYERMKGKVKEELRQHFRPEFLNRVDDVIVFPQLQKHEIVEIVDLFVSRLGKRLAEQDLSIELTQAAKDLLADRGYDPAMGARPLRRTIQQMVEDQLSEKILFGEIPAGSLITVDATGEGEGAELTFGFSGGREALEGAELPELEPGSGETVEADRSA, encoded by the coding sequence ATGTTTGAGAGATTCACCGACCGTGCCCGGCGCGTGGTGGTGCTCGCCCAGGAAGAGGCGCGCATGCTCAACCACAGCTACATCGGCACCGAGCACATCCTGCTCGGCCTGATCCACGAGGGCGAGGGCGTCGCCGCCAAGGCCCTCGAGTCCATGGACATCTCCCTGGGCGCCGTGCGCGAGAAGGTCCAGGAGGACATCGGCCAGGGCCAGCAGAACCCGCCCGGCCACATCCCCTTCACCCCGCGCGCCAAGAAGGTGCTCGAGCTGTCCCTGCGCGAGGCGCTGCAGCTCGGCCACAACTACATCGGCACCGAGCACATCCTGCTCGGCCTGATCCGCGAGGGCGAGGGCGTCGCCGCCCAGGTGCTCGTGAAGCTCGGCGCGGACCTGAATCGGGTGCGCCAGACGGTCATCCAGCTGCTCTCCGGCTACCAGGGCGGCGCCCAGGGCGGCAAGGAGACCGCCGGAGCCGGCGTCGGCCAGGGCGGCGAGTCCGGCCAGAACGCGGGCTCGGTGGTGCTGGACCAGTTCGGCCGCAACCTCACCGCGGCCGCGCACGACGGCAAGCTGGACCCGGTCATCGGCCGCGCCGGCGAGATGGAGCGCGTCATGCAGGTGCTCTCCCGCCGCACCAAGAACAACCCCGTGCTCATCGGCGAGCCGGGCGTGGGCAAGACCGCCGTCGTCGAGGGCCTGGCCCAGGCGATCGACCGCGGCGACGTCCCGGAGACGCTCAAGGACAAGCAGCTCTACTCGCTGGACCTCGGCTCCCTCGTGGCGGGCTCCCGCTACCGCGGTGACTTCGAGGAGCGCCTGAAGAAGGTGCTCAAGGAGATCCGCACGCGCGGGGACATCATCCTGTTCATCGACGAGATCCACACCCTGGTCGGCGCCGGCGCCGCCGAGGGCGCGATCGACGCCGCCAGCATCCTCAAGCCGATGCTGGCCCGCGGCGAGCTGCAGACCATCGGCGCCACCACGCTGGATGAGTACCGCAAGCACATCGAGAAGGACGCCGCGCTCGAGCGCCGCTTCCAGCCGATCCAGGTGCCCGAGCCGTCCGTCGAGGACGCCACGGAGATCCTGCGCGGCCTGCGGGACCGCTACGAGGCCCACCACAGGGTGTCCATCACCGACGGCGCCCTCAAGGCCGCCGCCACCCTCGCGGACCGCTACGTCTCGGACCGGCACCTGCCGGACAAGGCCATCGACCTGATCGACGAGGCCGGCGCGCGCCTGCGCATCCGCCGCATGACCGTGCCGCCGGAGATCAAGGCCTACGAGTCTCGGATCGCGGAGGTCCGCACCCAGAAGGAGGCCGCCATCGACGGCCAGGACTTCGAAGGCGCCGCCCGCCTGCGGGACCAGGAGCAGCAGCTCGAGGACGAGCGCCGCCAGAAGGAGCAGGCCTGGCGCACCGGCGCGGACTCCGACGTCGCCACCGTGGACGAGGAGCTCATCGCCGAGGTGCTCTCCAAGTCCACCGGCATCCCGGTGTTCAAGCTCACCGAGGAGGAGACGGACCGCCTGCGCACCATGGAGGACGAGCTCCACAAGCGCGTCATCGGCCAGGACGAGGCCATCAAGTCCCTGTCCCGTGCCATCCGCCGCACCCGCGCCGGCCTGAAGGACCCGAACCGCCCCTCGGGGTCGTTCATCTTCGCCGGCCCCACCGGCGTCGGAAAGACGGAGCTGGCCAAGTCCCTCGCGGAGTTCCTCTTCGGGGACGAGGACGCGCTGATCACCCTGGACATGTCCGAGTTCCAGGAGAAGCACACCGTCTCGCGCCTGTTCGGCGCCCCTCCCGGCTACGTGGGCTACGAGGAGGGCGGCCAGCTCACCGAGAAGGTCCGCCGCCGTCCGTTCTCCGTGGTGCTGTTCGACGAGGTGGAGAAGGCCCATCAGGACCTCTTCAACTCCCTGCTGCAGATCCTCGAGGACGGTCGCCTGACCGACTCGCAGGGCCGCGTGGTGGACTTCAAGAACACCGTGATCATCATGACCACGAACCTCGGCACCCGGGACATCTCCAAGGGCGTCATGACCGGCTTCCAGTCGGCCACGGACACCACCACCGGGTACGAGCGGATGAAGGGCAAGGTCAAGGAGGAGCTGCGCCAGCACTTCCGCCCCGAGTTCCTCAACCGTGTGGACGACGTGATCGTGTTCCCGCAGCTGCAGAAGCACGAGATCGTGGAGATCGTGGACCTGTTCGTCTCCCGCCTCGGCAAGCGCCTGGCGGAGCAGGACCTGTCCATCGAGCTCACCCAGGCGGCCAAGGACCTGCTCGCGGACCGCGGCTACGATCCGGCCATGGGCGCCCGCCCGCTGCGCCGCACCATCCAGCAGATGGTGGAGGACCAGCTCTCCGAGAAGATCCTCTTCGGCGAGATCCCGGCCGGCTCCCTCATCACCGTGGACGCCACGGGCGAGGGCGAGGGCGCCGAGCTGACCTTCGGGTTCAGCGGCGGCCGCGAGGCGCTCGAGGGCGCCGAGCTGCCCGAGCTCGAGCCCGGCTCCGGCGAGACGGTGGAGGCCGACCGCTCCGCCTGA
- a CDS encoding histone-like nucleoid-structuring protein Lsr2 — protein sequence MAQKVEVILVDDLDGSAADETVNFALDGRNYEIDLSKEHADELREFLKPYMKKGRAVAPPSPKVEAAQIRKWAAENGYEVSSRGRLHRDVVEAYRNARRK from the coding sequence TTGGCACAGAAGGTAGAAGTAATCCTCGTGGATGATCTTGATGGTTCGGCAGCAGATGAGACCGTGAACTTCGCGTTGGACGGTCGCAATTACGAGATCGACCTGTCCAAGGAGCACGCGGACGAGCTCCGCGAGTTCCTGAAGCCCTACATGAAGAAGGGCCGCGCGGTGGCGCCGCCCTCTCCGAAGGTGGAGGCCGCCCAGATCCGCAAGTGGGCCGCCGAGAACGGCTATGAGGTCTCCAGCCGCGGGCGCCTGCACCGCGACGTGGTGGAGGCCTACCGCAACGCCCGCCGCAAGTGA
- the lysS gene encoding lysine--tRNA ligase, with translation MTSQNSANPQTSAVDHHDQQAVRAAKREQLLAAGREAYPVQVPRTHTLTEVREQFDGHEPDWASGETVSVTGRVVFLRNTGKLCFATLQESGVDGEAVRLQVMVSLAAVGEDSLAQWKKAVDLGDFLSVTGEVIVSRRGELSIMASAWEMASKALRPLPVLHADLNEETRVRQRYADLIVRDEARRMVYTRAKVTSAVRRTLEGHGYVEVETPMLQLIHGGALARPFETHLNAFDQPMTLRIATELYLKRAVVGGIDRVYEIGRVFRNEGVDSTHSPEFTTLESYEAWADMHVMAERMQEIILAAADAVGAGRRIETDKGVIDLDGEWAWVSVYPGLSEAVGREITPDTDAETLRAIAAEHEVKVDPAWDAQKLVIELFGEIVEPTLMNPTFVHDYPPAAQPLARPHREDGRVIEAWDLIIGGMERGTAFSELIDPVIQRERLTAQSAMAAAGDDEAMQLDEDFLRALEYGAPPMGGIGLGIDRLVMLFTDAGIRETILFPLLKPEA, from the coding sequence GTGACCTCCCAGAACTCCGCGAACCCGCAGACCTCCGCCGTCGACCACCACGACCAGCAGGCCGTCCGCGCCGCCAAGCGCGAGCAGCTGCTCGCCGCCGGCCGCGAGGCCTATCCCGTGCAGGTGCCCCGCACCCACACGCTGACCGAGGTGCGCGAGCAGTTCGACGGGCACGAGCCCGACTGGGCCTCCGGCGAGACCGTCTCCGTGACCGGCCGCGTGGTGTTCCTGCGCAACACCGGCAAGCTCTGCTTCGCCACCCTCCAGGAGTCCGGCGTGGACGGCGAGGCCGTCCGCCTGCAGGTCATGGTCTCCCTGGCCGCCGTCGGCGAGGACTCGCTCGCGCAGTGGAAGAAGGCCGTGGACCTCGGCGACTTCCTCTCCGTCACCGGCGAGGTCATCGTCTCCCGCCGCGGCGAGCTGTCCATCATGGCCTCCGCCTGGGAGATGGCCTCCAAGGCCCTGCGCCCGCTGCCCGTGCTGCACGCGGACCTCAACGAGGAGACCCGGGTCCGCCAGCGCTACGCGGACCTGATCGTCCGCGACGAGGCCCGCCGCATGGTCTACACCCGCGCCAAGGTCACCTCCGCCGTGCGCCGCACCCTCGAGGGCCACGGCTACGTGGAGGTCGAGACCCCCATGCTCCAGCTCATCCACGGCGGCGCGCTGGCGCGCCCGTTCGAGACGCACCTGAACGCCTTCGACCAGCCGATGACCCTGCGCATCGCCACCGAGCTCTACCTCAAGCGCGCCGTCGTCGGCGGCATCGACCGGGTGTACGAGATCGGCCGCGTGTTCCGCAACGAGGGCGTGGACTCCACGCACTCGCCGGAGTTCACCACCCTCGAGAGCTACGAGGCCTGGGCGGACATGCACGTGATGGCCGAGCGCATGCAGGAGATCATCCTCGCCGCCGCGGACGCCGTGGGCGCCGGCCGGCGGATCGAGACGGACAAGGGCGTCATCGACCTGGACGGCGAGTGGGCGTGGGTCTCCGTGTATCCGGGCCTGTCCGAGGCCGTGGGCCGCGAGATCACCCCGGACACCGACGCCGAGACGCTGCGCGCGATCGCCGCGGAGCACGAGGTGAAGGTGGACCCGGCGTGGGACGCCCAGAAGCTCGTGATCGAGCTGTTCGGCGAGATCGTGGAGCCCACCCTGATGAACCCCACGTTCGTCCACGACTACCCGCCAGCGGCCCAGCCGCTGGCCCGCCCGCACCGCGAGGACGGCCGTGTCATCGAGGCGTGGGACCTGATCATCGGAGGCATGGAGCGCGGCACCGCGTTCTCCGAGCTGATCGACCCCGTGATCCAGCGCGAGCGGCTCACCGCGCAGTCCGCGATGGCCGCCGCCGGCGACGACGAGGCCATGCAGCTCGACGAGGACTTCCTGCGGGCCCTCGAGTACGGCGCCCCGCCCATGGGCGGCATCGGCCTGGGCATCGACCGCCTCGTGATGCTGTTCACCGACGCCGGCATCCGCGAGACCATCCTGTTCCCGCTGCTCAAGCCGGAGGCCTGA
- a CDS encoding 2-hydroxyacid dehydrogenase, with translation MSPRFLLMTEIPEPGLGMLREAGEVTLGSEVGGNDALPALAASGDYDVVVCALAQKFDADVLAQARLKGIANYAVGYNNVDVAAATEAGIAVGNTPDVLTDATADIALLLILGVSRRAHEGEAMMRAGEFTGWRADLLVGKDVKGATLGLAGFGRIGKAVAERALAFGMDVVFAPRPPAHREVAPEELGELAGRVEQVRWEELVERSDFLSLHVPLTADTEHLVDADVLARMKDDAVLINTARGPVVDEAALVEALRAGRLFGAGLDVYEDEPAMAPGLAELDNVMLLPHLGSATRDTRAAMAELTARNAIAMATGGEVPALVNPDVRR, from the coding sequence GTGAGCCCCCGCTTCCTGCTGATGACCGAGATCCCCGAGCCCGGCCTGGGCATGCTGCGCGAGGCGGGCGAGGTCACCCTCGGATCCGAGGTCGGCGGGAACGACGCGCTCCCCGCGCTCGCCGCCTCCGGCGACTACGACGTGGTGGTCTGCGCCCTCGCCCAGAAGTTCGACGCCGACGTGCTCGCCCAGGCGAGGCTCAAGGGCATCGCCAACTACGCCGTGGGCTACAACAACGTCGACGTCGCGGCGGCCACCGAGGCGGGCATCGCCGTCGGGAACACCCCGGACGTGCTCACGGACGCCACCGCGGACATCGCCCTGCTGCTGATCCTCGGCGTCTCCCGCCGCGCACACGAGGGCGAGGCGATGATGCGCGCCGGGGAGTTCACGGGCTGGAGGGCGGACCTGCTCGTGGGCAAGGACGTGAAGGGCGCGACCCTCGGCCTGGCCGGGTTCGGCCGCATCGGCAAGGCCGTGGCGGAGCGGGCGCTCGCCTTCGGCATGGACGTCGTCTTCGCGCCCCGCCCGCCCGCGCACCGCGAGGTCGCCCCCGAGGAGCTCGGCGAGCTCGCCGGCCGCGTGGAGCAGGTGCGCTGGGAGGAGCTCGTGGAGCGCTCCGACTTCCTCTCCCTGCACGTGCCGCTCACCGCGGACACCGAGCACCTCGTGGACGCGGACGTGCTGGCGCGCATGAAGGACGACGCCGTGCTCATCAACACCGCCCGCGGGCCCGTCGTGGACGAGGCCGCCCTCGTGGAGGCCCTGCGCGCCGGCCGGCTCTTCGGCGCCGGCCTCGACGTCTACGAGGACGAGCCGGCCATGGCCCCCGGCCTCGCCGAGCTGGACAACGTCATGCTCCTGCCGCACCTGGGCTCCGCCACCCGGGACACCCGCGCGGCCATGGCCGAGCTGACCGCCCGCAACGCGATCGCCATGGCCACCGGCGGGGAGGTCCCCGCGCTCGTCAACCCGGACGTGCGCCGCTGA